From a single Pirellulaceae bacterium genomic region:
- a CDS encoding class II fumarate hydratase — translation MTQYRIERDSMGDVQVPANAYYSAQTQRAVENFPVSGMPLPPALLKAMALVKYACAIANRDLGKLTGSGKNTLNDTQVTALLQAAREVANGQLSDQFPIDIYQTGSGTSSNMNVNEVIANRAIELTGGDRFAKEKVIHPNDHVNMGQSTNDTFPTAIHVAVAIEIRQRLLPALQEFQCMLADKASAWDSIIKIGRTHLMDATPLRLGQEFGGFARQLELSVARAELALQAVQELPVGGTAVGSGINTHPEFGSRVAAALAEDTGISFVEAVNHFEANAQRDGLVQCHAELKTIANTLFNVANNIRWLGSGPRCGFFEVILPERAPGSSIMPGKVNPVMCESLMQVAARVMGNDQTITICGATGGNFQLNIMMPVMGHCVLESIALMSCGVKAFLEFCLQGLEANPQTCEAAVEQSLSMSTSLNPLIGYEKAAKLTKEAFATGKTIRQLCEEQKLLPEATLREALDPYRMTEPQA, via the coding sequence ATGACTCAGTACCGCATCGAACGCGACTCGATGGGCGACGTGCAAGTGCCCGCCAACGCCTATTATTCAGCTCAGACCCAACGCGCCGTAGAGAATTTTCCTGTCTCCGGTATGCCATTGCCGCCTGCGTTGCTAAAAGCCATGGCGCTTGTCAAATACGCCTGCGCCATTGCCAATCGCGACCTTGGCAAGCTGACTGGCAGTGGAAAGAACACGCTGAACGATACTCAGGTTACTGCGCTCTTACAAGCTGCGCGAGAAGTAGCTAATGGCCAGTTGTCTGATCAATTCCCCATCGACATCTATCAGACTGGCTCCGGGACTTCTAGCAACATGAATGTCAACGAAGTGATTGCCAATCGTGCTATCGAATTAACCGGCGGTGATCGGTTTGCCAAGGAGAAGGTGATACATCCCAACGATCACGTGAACATGGGCCAGAGTACCAACGACACGTTTCCCACGGCAATTCACGTGGCGGTAGCGATTGAAATTCGCCAACGTTTGCTGCCTGCCTTGCAAGAGTTCCAGTGCATGTTGGCCGACAAGGCCAGCGCCTGGGACTCCATCATCAAGATTGGTCGCACGCACTTGATGGATGCAACTCCACTGCGATTGGGACAAGAGTTCGGGGGGTTTGCTCGACAGCTCGAGCTGTCGGTGGCCCGGGCCGAACTCGCACTACAAGCGGTGCAGGAATTGCCTGTCGGCGGAACGGCCGTTGGCAGTGGTATCAATACTCACCCAGAATTTGGCAGTCGCGTGGCGGCTGCGCTGGCGGAAGACACCGGAATATCGTTCGTTGAAGCCGTCAATCACTTCGAAGCGAACGCACAGCGCGACGGATTGGTGCAGTGTCATGCGGAGTTGAAGACCATTGCCAATACTTTGTTTAACGTCGCCAATAACATACGTTGGCTAGGTAGTGGGCCACGCTGCGGATTCTTCGAAGTCATCCTGCCCGAACGCGCCCCCGGCAGTTCAATTATGCCTGGTAAAGTAAATCCAGTGATGTGTGAGAGCTTGATGCAAGTGGCCGCGCGCGTCATGGGCAACGACCAAACCATCACCATCTGCGGTGCCACTGGCGGCAATTTTCAGCTCAACATCATGATGCCCGTTATGGGACACTGCGTACTCGAGAGCATCGCTCTCATGAGCTGCGGAGTGAAGGCGTTTCTGGAATTCTGCTTACAGGGGTTGGAGGCCAATCCTCAGACTTGCGAAGCCGCCGTCGAACAGAGTCTGTCAATGTCCACTAGTTTGAATCCGCTGATCGGATACGAAAAAGCTGCCAAGTTGACTAAAGAGGCCTTTGCGACCGGCAAGACCATTCGCCAATTGTGTGAAGAACAAAAACTGCTGCCCGAAGCCACGCTCCGAGAAGCTTTGGACCCGTACCGCATGACCGAACCGCAAGCCTAA
- a CDS encoding threonylcarbamoyl-AMP synthase, which produces MTITHVTDDIGLAARALRDGGLVAFATETVYGLGVDATNAQAVRRLFEAKGRPTDNPLIVHLGGLDQWSLAAAELNEVAQRLLTAFAPGPLTVVVRKQPAIVDAVTAGLNTVGLRIPNHSQAIQLLRLAGHPIAAPSANRSGRPSCTTWQSVLEDLDGRVDYILKGPDCAIGIESTVVDCTGPVPRELRSGAITFDQLRGVVANLRACQPQTSDQPPTSPGRRHAHYQPSAPVKLLESMSELCELPPAALRDCTLAELIDSASVKSRWPAQAGDQTLGVVGDKCFLLHRRFASISEYMQGFYEFLRESDRLGAALIYVHVPPHNDKSAALRDRQKRAAGYRE; this is translated from the coding sequence TTGACAATCACACATGTAACTGACGACATCGGCTTGGCCGCAAGGGCGCTGCGCGACGGTGGGCTGGTAGCGTTTGCTACCGAGACGGTCTACGGACTAGGCGTCGATGCCACCAATGCTCAAGCAGTGCGGCGACTGTTCGAGGCCAAAGGACGACCCACAGATAACCCGCTGATCGTGCATCTGGGAGGGCTGGATCAGTGGTCGCTGGCAGCGGCAGAACTCAACGAAGTTGCTCAGCGGCTGTTGACGGCGTTTGCTCCAGGGCCTCTGACGGTCGTTGTTCGCAAACAGCCGGCAATCGTCGATGCGGTGACTGCGGGCTTAAACACCGTTGGGCTCAGAATCCCCAATCATTCCCAAGCGATACAACTGTTGCGGCTCGCCGGTCACCCCATCGCAGCTCCGTCAGCAAATCGGTCCGGGCGACCAAGCTGCACAACGTGGCAATCTGTCCTGGAAGACCTGGATGGCCGCGTGGACTACATTTTGAAGGGACCGGACTGCGCGATTGGGATTGAATCCACGGTTGTGGATTGTACTGGTCCAGTGCCCAGGGAACTGCGTAGCGGCGCAATTACGTTTGATCAACTGCGCGGTGTGGTAGCGAATCTTCGAGCCTGCCAGCCACAAACCAGCGACCAGCCCCCCACTAGTCCTGGTAGACGACACGCGCACTATCAACCGTCTGCGCCAGTCAAACTATTAGAAAGCATGTCAGAGTTGTGTGAGTTGCCACCGGCCGCGCTGCGAGATTGTACTCTGGCCGAGTTGATAGATAGTGCAAGCGTCAAATCGAGATGGCCAGCACAGGCAGGTGACCAGACGCTTGGCGTAGTTGGCGACAAGTGTTTTTTGTTGCATCGGAGGTTCGCCAGTATCAGCGAGTATATGCAGGGATTTTATGAATTCTTACGCGAATCAGACCGCTTGGGAGCCGCGCTGATCTACGTGCATGTTCCGCCACACAATGACAAAAGTGCGGCGCTCCGCGATCGGCAAAAACGGGCCGCAGGATATCGAGAGTAA
- a CDS encoding S1 RNA-binding domain-containing protein, producing the protein MTDLSGIARHLRLSVDQIRLAVDLLEQGYSPAFIHRYRADETGQLARSVLWRLKSEVDRQRRLDAIRSRALQHLPKDAVLDAEAEKAVHDARTAAAVDVALRCFRARRNLLQISEPTSVAGKLLESMIKYSGPAIADVTAWVAESQSLDSQAAQQLLNQTERLIGSLIGGDSLLHARLRQAVIRKAQVTVQSIEESNSAAPTSSSDRSQPSSSTDSSSDAHDDGLEDHHQGDLADEHDDESVGEHVDDTALATESELSSKADSLVADNTDAPPADGTSTAQTAVAATDPAASKPASRASAKLTPRQRRRKWLISALSPLRTLNKPLGKLSAYQQLILGRGMRSQLVRLVLNYEPAVLTELARDSFVSHKHPLAGWFTGAVANALDSGLRSRIETDALMELEEQAGEQLLEHATDDLRRHLLRRPVRGHTIAVIDTVGPRTVVVAIVDSAGQVLCCDELPCSVQPDVVSQNVVRLGELIHQYRVTLVGLTNGPARRFMVVTVRELMQQSKDSGLRWTMVDRSGAEAYAGSRIGLKELATHNRRQRAAIWAARSLQDPLFELLKVDVGRLRLGSYQRELQQDSLRQLVLDTISECVCLRGLDTQHANLRELQYIPGVGPDQAQQIHQLASSGQLVSRQQLQSQITGWSDVDKRQAIGWLRVFGSTCTLDATLIHPDDYRLAERLIENSELSAPPAAPAGWKKRTVELAASAILADSTSSADSGAVVSGTAAEAGDNLSAPITDAHGTNSDSEPIASADLDAESPDGGQHSNSAAIIEVSSDSNENASVSASTEDQLSRSESAQPASPPAMVPEYPEQLPPASTSPEPTVDIEKLAKQWQVGRAKLKSIAQALLDPLGDARLQGTPVPLLSDMPTQDSLQPDTCLWAVVVGVAEFGAFVEIGPNCNGLVHISRLSPHFVEDPHQWVQVGDLLLTWVVNVDQKRNRVALTCLSPAQRAAAQAEAQQREADERSSHARGRHPQSGEGRPERGPRHGVAPRGQTSGGQPPGAGQRTGGGAPHSAVQGDTTHLASNDRRPRSDQGYRGRGQQGSGGGRGAGGQRGGPRGRGRGHDDSRPAKSVVVTSKQPKAPITQAMKQGDEPLRSFSDLMQFYQAQPHVEASDVPAPEAPQTSTVQNVPETAPVTASGSAEASSNQQVDGQT; encoded by the coding sequence ATGACTGACCTTAGCGGTATCGCCCGCCATCTTCGCCTGTCTGTTGATCAAATTCGTTTGGCAGTTGATCTGTTGGAGCAGGGGTATTCACCGGCCTTTATTCATCGCTACCGTGCCGACGAAACCGGCCAGCTAGCGCGCTCTGTTTTGTGGCGACTGAAATCAGAGGTCGATCGACAGCGGCGGTTGGATGCCATTCGTAGTCGAGCGCTGCAACACTTGCCTAAAGATGCAGTCCTGGATGCCGAAGCAGAAAAAGCCGTGCACGACGCTCGAACGGCTGCTGCGGTTGATGTAGCTCTGCGTTGCTTTCGCGCTCGCCGCAATTTGCTTCAGATCAGCGAGCCAACGAGTGTCGCGGGAAAATTGCTTGAATCGATGATCAAGTACAGTGGGCCTGCGATTGCAGATGTGACTGCGTGGGTAGCGGAAAGCCAATCGCTGGATAGCCAAGCCGCGCAACAATTGTTGAATCAGACCGAGCGATTGATCGGCTCATTGATAGGCGGCGATTCGCTGCTGCACGCCAGACTGCGTCAAGCAGTAATTCGCAAGGCACAAGTAACGGTGCAGTCGATCGAGGAATCCAACAGTGCTGCGCCCACCAGTTCCTCCGACCGATCGCAACCATCTTCCTCAACCGACAGCTCCAGCGACGCACACGATGATGGCCTGGAAGATCACCACCAGGGCGATCTGGCGGATGAACATGACGATGAAAGTGTTGGGGAACACGTCGATGATACTGCGCTGGCTACTGAGTCTGAACTGAGTAGCAAAGCTGACAGCCTTGTAGCCGACAATACGGATGCACCGCCTGCTGACGGTACTAGCACCGCGCAGACCGCAGTGGCAGCAACGGATCCTGCCGCTTCGAAGCCAGCATCAAGAGCGTCTGCCAAGCTGACTCCGCGCCAACGACGTCGCAAATGGCTGATCTCGGCCCTCAGTCCGTTGCGAACGCTAAACAAGCCACTCGGCAAGTTATCCGCGTATCAGCAATTGATTCTGGGACGCGGCATGCGCTCCCAGCTCGTAAGACTGGTATTGAACTATGAGCCTGCTGTATTAACGGAATTAGCTCGAGACTCATTTGTCAGCCACAAGCATCCGCTGGCCGGATGGTTCACTGGTGCGGTAGCCAATGCGCTAGATAGCGGGTTGCGATCCAGAATCGAAACCGACGCGCTGATGGAATTGGAAGAGCAGGCTGGAGAACAATTGCTGGAACATGCCACCGACGATTTGCGGCGACATTTGCTGCGTCGCCCCGTTCGCGGGCATACGATTGCAGTAATCGACACCGTCGGACCAAGGACGGTGGTAGTAGCCATTGTAGATTCAGCTGGACAAGTGCTGTGTTGTGACGAACTTCCGTGCTCTGTCCAACCGGATGTCGTATCGCAAAATGTTGTTCGGTTAGGAGAATTGATCCATCAATACCGGGTGACATTAGTCGGATTAACCAATGGTCCGGCGCGTCGGTTTATGGTGGTTACCGTGCGCGAGCTGATGCAACAGAGCAAAGATAGTGGCCTGCGATGGACGATGGTTGATCGTAGTGGCGCCGAGGCATACGCTGGTAGTCGCATCGGACTCAAAGAACTGGCTACGCATAACCGTCGCCAGCGAGCGGCAATTTGGGCGGCGCGCAGTCTGCAAGACCCGCTATTCGAGCTACTAAAAGTCGATGTGGGCCGATTGCGACTGGGTAGCTATCAACGCGAGTTGCAGCAAGATTCGTTGCGACAATTGGTGCTGGATACCATCTCTGAGTGCGTCTGCTTGCGCGGTTTGGATACGCAGCATGCTAATCTTCGCGAACTGCAGTACATCCCCGGAGTGGGTCCCGATCAGGCCCAACAAATACATCAACTTGCCAGCAGCGGTCAATTGGTTAGCCGTCAGCAATTGCAATCGCAAATTACAGGTTGGTCAGACGTGGACAAGCGTCAAGCCATTGGATGGCTGCGCGTTTTTGGAAGTACGTGTACTTTGGACGCGACGCTGATTCATCCCGACGATTACCGACTGGCAGAGCGACTGATTGAAAACAGCGAATTATCCGCGCCCCCCGCAGCACCTGCCGGCTGGAAAAAGCGAACCGTCGAACTGGCAGCTTCAGCGATTTTGGCAGATTCCACCAGCTCAGCCGACAGCGGCGCAGTAGTCAGCGGTACTGCGGCTGAGGCTGGCGATAATTTGTCCGCTCCTATCACCGATGCTCACGGCACCAACTCTGATTCAGAGCCGATTGCCAGCGCAGATTTGGATGCAGAATCTCCTGACGGCGGCCAGCATAGCAATTCAGCAGCCATCATTGAAGTTTCCTCCGATAGCAATGAAAACGCAAGCGTTTCGGCAAGTACTGAGGATCAGTTGAGCCGTTCGGAGTCAGCTCAACCCGCCTCCCCGCCAGCAATGGTGCCCGAGTATCCCGAACAATTGCCGCCTGCAAGTACTTCCCCCGAACCGACTGTCGATATTGAGAAGCTGGCCAAGCAATGGCAGGTGGGACGAGCCAAATTGAAGTCGATTGCTCAAGCACTGCTGGACCCGCTGGGAGATGCGCGCTTGCAGGGTACTCCGGTACCCCTGCTGAGCGACATGCCAACTCAAGACAGCCTGCAGCCCGATACGTGCCTGTGGGCAGTGGTCGTTGGAGTCGCCGAGTTTGGTGCGTTCGTCGAGATTGGTCCGAATTGCAATGGACTAGTACATATCAGCCGCTTGTCGCCCCATTTTGTTGAGGACCCGCATCAATGGGTTCAAGTCGGCGATCTGCTGCTGACTTGGGTGGTAAATGTCGATCAAAAACGCAATCGTGTCGCATTGACTTGCCTGTCACCCGCTCAGCGCGCTGCAGCGCAGGCTGAAGCTCAGCAGCGCGAAGCCGATGAGCGGTCTAGTCATGCGCGTGGCCGTCACCCGCAGTCTGGCGAGGGCAGACCCGAACGTGGTCCACGTCACGGTGTTGCACCGCGTGGCCAAACTAGCGGAGGACAGCCACCTGGTGCTGGGCAGCGGACAGGTGGTGGTGCACCTCACTCGGCCGTCCAAGGTGATACCACACACTTAGCTTCAAACGATCGGCGGCCTCGCAGTGACCAAGGTTACCGAGGTCGCGGCCAACAGGGCTCCGGTGGCGGGCGTGGCGCTGGAGGGCAGCGAGGCGGCCCGCGCGGTCGCGGGCGCGGACATGATGATTCCCGTCCTGCCAAGTCGGTGGTGGTGACTAGCAAACAACCCAAGGCACCGATAACACAAGCCATGAAGCAGGGTGATGAACCGCTGCGATCTTTTTCTGACTTGATGCAGTTCTACCAAGCTCAACCACACGTTGAAGCCAGCGACGTCCCTGCGCCTGAAGCACCTCAAACTTCGACGGTACAGAATGTGCCCGAAACAGCTCCGGTAACAGCCAGCGGTTCTGCCGAGGCTTCAAGCAACCAGCAAGTTGATGGCCAGACCTAG
- the coaE gene encoding dephospho-CoA kinase (Dephospho-CoA kinase (CoaE) performs the final step in coenzyme A biosynthesis.): MADIPPVASMRRVPVIGLIGGIASGKSFVGRTLQELGAVRIDADRLGHELLDNILIRQQLVRELGPEILTTDGHIDRARVSALVFGNDEQSLRRRRRLESVLHPAIHEAAIQQVQTLSHSSPPPTAVVIDAPLLVEAGWDRMCDWVFFVDTPEYVRRQRASQRGWSESHWRDREHTQLDLNRKRQAATHLIPGDLPAPELKQRLVQLLNEMHAGE, encoded by the coding sequence ATGGCAGATATTCCACCAGTCGCGTCTATGCGTCGAGTGCCCGTAATCGGGCTTATCGGCGGCATCGCTTCGGGCAAGAGTTTTGTCGGCCGCACTTTGCAGGAACTGGGAGCGGTGCGAATCGATGCCGATCGCCTTGGCCACGAGCTATTGGACAATATTCTGATCAGACAGCAGTTGGTACGCGAACTGGGCCCGGAGATTTTGACCACAGACGGACACATTGACCGCGCCCGCGTCTCTGCCTTGGTATTTGGCAACGATGAGCAATCACTCCGGCGGCGACGACGCTTGGAAAGCGTTCTCCACCCAGCAATTCACGAGGCCGCTATCCAACAAGTTCAAACTCTCTCGCACTCATCGCCGCCACCTACCGCCGTTGTTATCGACGCTCCACTGCTGGTCGAGGCCGGTTGGGATCGCATGTGTGACTGGGTCTTCTTCGTCGACACGCCGGAGTACGTTCGTCGCCAACGCGCAAGCCAGCGCGGCTGGTCGGAAAGTCATTGGCGGGATCGCGAACATACCCAGCTCGACCTAAACCGTAAACGCCAAGCCGCCACCCACTTGATTCCCGGTGATCTACCAGCACCGGAACTCAAACAGCGACTGGTGCAACTCCTGAATGAGATGCACGCCGGTGAATGA
- the ychF gene encoding redox-regulated ATPase YchF yields MEAGIVGLPNVGKSTLFNALTSTQGAQAANYPFCTIEPNEGIVPVPDQRLQRISQFIHPQRIVPAILKLVDIAGIVKGASEGQGLGNKFLSHIREVDTILQVVRCFEDNDVIHVSGQVDPVSDVEIIETELMLADIQTLDNALPKAERSAKSGDKDAKLRVAAIKRCQEHLATDQPLRKLELPELEAKEIASYGLMTAKPVLYIANVNEDDLHGQGPLPTALRKFAEGVGAIVVPVCAKLEAELAELDETDQAEMLQSLGLTEPALATVARETYRTLNLQSYFTAGEKEVRAWTIPVGATAPQGAGVIHSDFERGFIRCEVYRLDDLEKHGSEKEIRNAGKLRTEGKTYVLQDGDICHFLFNV; encoded by the coding sequence ATGGAAGCTGGGATCGTTGGACTGCCGAACGTTGGCAAGAGCACTCTGTTCAATGCGCTGACCAGTACGCAAGGCGCTCAGGCTGCGAACTATCCGTTCTGTACCATCGAACCCAACGAGGGCATTGTACCGGTTCCCGACCAGCGACTGCAGCGCATTTCCCAGTTCATTCATCCGCAACGCATCGTCCCGGCTATTCTCAAGCTGGTAGACATCGCCGGCATCGTCAAAGGCGCTAGCGAGGGCCAAGGACTAGGCAACAAATTCCTGAGTCACATCCGGGAAGTAGACACCATCCTGCAAGTGGTGCGGTGCTTTGAAGACAATGACGTTATTCACGTGTCCGGCCAAGTCGATCCGGTCAGCGACGTGGAGATCATCGAGACTGAGTTGATGCTGGCTGACATTCAGACTTTGGACAATGCGTTGCCCAAGGCCGAGAGGTCGGCCAAGAGCGGTGATAAAGATGCTAAACTCCGCGTGGCCGCCATCAAGCGCTGCCAAGAACACTTGGCCACCGACCAGCCGCTGCGCAAATTGGAATTGCCTGAACTGGAAGCCAAAGAAATAGCCAGTTACGGACTAATGACCGCCAAGCCGGTGCTGTATATTGCCAACGTCAACGAAGATGATCTGCACGGTCAAGGACCGTTGCCAACGGCGCTGCGGAAATTCGCTGAAGGCGTTGGCGCAATTGTTGTGCCGGTCTGTGCCAAGCTGGAGGCGGAGCTAGCCGAGCTTGACGAGACGGATCAGGCCGAGATGCTGCAATCGCTGGGCCTGACCGAACCTGCGCTGGCTACCGTCGCTCGAGAAACCTATCGCACGCTGAACTTGCAAAGCTACTTTACGGCTGGCGAAAAGGAAGTGCGCGCCTGGACCATACCCGTCGGCGCAACCGCACCGCAGGGGGCAGGTGTGATTCACTCGGACTTCGAGCGCGGATTCATACGCTGTGAAGTCTACAGACTGGACGATCTTGAGAAACACGGTAGCGAAAAGGAGATTCGCAACGCTGGCAAACTTCGCACCGAGGGCAAAACGTACGTCCTGCAAGACGGCGACATCTGCCATTTTTTATTCAATGTATGA
- a CDS encoding metal-dependent hydrolase has translation MLDNAPFLSHTHRKLTIEGYSRAAVQSYWRLPELRIGFDLGAQPWDFMGTAMWAITHTHLDHVAALPVYLARRRMMKMEPPTIYLPKHSIPATEAMLRSFQRLDRGRLPGELVPVEPGDEIELSRELVMTVHATTHTVPSVAYLVWERRNKLKPEYLHLSGPEIRDLRLSGVEISTEVRLPIVGYTGDTSPAGLDNNPDLLRAQVLITEMTFVAPRHRKEKIHKHGHMHLDDFVQRQASFQNELIIAGHFSVRYSSAQVQRMVQKKLPDLMGGRLKLWI, from the coding sequence ATGCTAGACAACGCTCCATTTCTTTCGCACACGCATCGCAAGCTGACGATTGAAGGCTATTCGCGAGCCGCCGTTCAGAGTTATTGGCGACTGCCCGAACTGCGTATTGGCTTCGACTTGGGCGCACAGCCGTGGGATTTTATGGGTACCGCCATGTGGGCCATCACCCATACGCACTTGGATCATGTCGCCGCCCTGCCAGTCTATCTAGCCCGACGACGCATGATGAAGATGGAGCCACCCACGATCTACCTGCCTAAACATTCGATACCGGCGACTGAAGCCATGTTACGATCGTTTCAGCGACTGGACCGTGGACGGCTACCTGGCGAGCTAGTGCCGGTCGAGCCGGGGGACGAAATCGAGCTGTCGCGAGAATTGGTAATGACTGTTCACGCCACCACGCACACGGTGCCGAGCGTCGCCTACCTGGTCTGGGAGCGACGCAATAAACTCAAGCCCGAATACCTGCACCTGAGTGGTCCCGAGATTCGCGACCTGCGCTTGAGCGGCGTCGAAATCAGTACCGAAGTACGCCTGCCTATCGTTGGCTACACGGGCGATACCAGTCCTGCGGGTCTCGATAACAATCCCGACCTGCTGCGCGCCCAAGTGTTAATCACCGAGATGACGTTTGTGGCGCCGCGGCATCGAAAGGAAAAAATTCACAAACATGGGCACATGCATTTGGATGACTTTGTTCAGCGGCAAGCCAGTTTTCAAAACGAACTGATCATTGCCGGGCATTTCAGCGTCCGTTACAGCAGTGCTCAGGTCCAGCGCATGGTGCAGAAGAAACTGCCGGACTTGATGGGCGGTCGATTGAAACTGTGGATATAA
- a CDS encoding 2-oxo acid dehydrogenase subunit E2 yields the protein MPVVALRVPQLGEGLREALLIEFLKQPGQRIERDEPIYIMETDKATSEVESPCGGQLLKWLVQPGTVVAIGTEIAQLEVTADDELAADVQPAGDSPGVELRGQPAVLSDPSSPQTPTSPIPGQPAPDARTRIPPRTRKMLRDTGLSAQVDQIPVSGSKMLPTDVDAYLAASSDQTVSNQAFDVLPLAKSQISLNYRLSRSAAACIPVTVVVDLDWTAIQATHRQLASADGPTEFALACWSIVQTMKAHSKFRSALSNDGRSLKTYRNVHLGVAVALPDDQLVTATIHCADSLTPGEFFNAYRNQVQLARQGVDQADESITVSVSNIGKVGIRLGIPVIVAPAVATLVLGELFQRAVPDGQSYRFCPTTTAALCFDHRVINGAGAASFIGDFRHHVETLQLSQRDL from the coding sequence ATGCCTGTTGTTGCACTGCGCGTTCCACAATTGGGAGAGGGGCTCCGCGAGGCGTTGTTGATTGAATTCCTCAAACAACCCGGCCAGCGCATTGAGCGCGACGAGCCAATCTACATCATGGAGACTGACAAGGCTACCAGCGAAGTAGAGTCTCCGTGCGGTGGCCAGTTGCTGAAATGGCTAGTTCAACCCGGAACGGTTGTCGCAATCGGCACAGAGATTGCGCAACTCGAGGTCACGGCCGATGACGAACTGGCTGCTGACGTCCAACCAGCAGGGGACTCACCTGGTGTCGAACTGCGTGGCCAGCCGGCTGTGCTATCCGATCCATCTTCGCCACAGACTCCGACATCGCCTATACCTGGGCAGCCAGCGCCCGATGCCAGAACTCGTATTCCACCGCGCACCCGGAAGATGCTGCGCGATACCGGGTTGTCAGCCCAGGTGGACCAAATTCCTGTAAGTGGCAGCAAGATGTTGCCGACAGATGTGGACGCTTATCTGGCTGCATCCAGTGACCAGACGGTGTCTAATCAAGCTTTTGATGTGCTGCCTTTGGCGAAATCACAGATTTCACTCAATTACCGATTATCGCGCAGCGCGGCAGCCTGCATCCCTGTAACCGTCGTTGTCGATCTGGACTGGACGGCTATTCAGGCCACTCATCGCCAGCTGGCAAGCGCTGATGGTCCTACGGAGTTTGCGCTGGCCTGCTGGTCAATTGTGCAGACGATGAAAGCACATTCCAAATTCCGCAGCGCGTTGTCCAACGATGGTCGATCGCTAAAGACGTATCGCAACGTTCACTTGGGCGTAGCGGTGGCGCTGCCCGACGATCAACTGGTGACTGCCACCATTCATTGTGCGGACAGCCTGACACCGGGCGAGTTCTTCAACGCCTATCGCAACCAGGTACAACTGGCCCGACAAGGCGTCGATCAGGCCGACGAGTCGATAACCGTGTCGGTGTCAAATATCGGCAAAGTGGGTATTCGGCTGGGTATTCCGGTGATCGTTGCCCCGGCAGTGGCCACGTTGGTATTGGGCGAGCTGTTTCAGCGGGCCGTGCCCGACGGCCAATCCTATCGCTTTTGTCCGACGACAACTGCCGCACTCTGTTTTGATCATCGAGTCATCAACGGAGCCGGAGCGGCCAGCTTTATCGGCGACTTTCGTCATCACGTAGAAACGTTGCAACTATCGCAGCGCGACTTGTAG